A window of Desulfovibrio sp. Fe33 genomic DNA:
GAATTCTTCGCGGCGGGCGGCTACATGGGCGTGATCCTGATCTCCTATCTTTCTTCGCAGGGGCTGCATCCATACGCCTGCCTGGCCATCTCCCTGGTCCTGTCCATGGGCTACTGCGCCCTGCTGGCCATGGCCGTTGAGCAGCTCGCCTACAAGCCGCTGCGGCAGGCCTCGCGACTGGCCGCGCTGCTTTCCGCGCTCGGCATGTCCATCTTCCTGCAAAACGGGCTCATGCTGACGCAGGGCGTGTACGACCGGGCCTACCCCACGGAGATCACCTCCGGCGGGTTCGCCATAGGAGCCATTTCGATCTCCTACATGCAGATTCTCATCGTGGCCGTGACCGCGTTCCTGCTCGTAGGGCTGAATCTTCTGGTTTTCCGCACACGCATAGGCCGGGCCATGCGCGCCACGGCCCAGGATAAGGTCATGTCGGCGCTGGTCGGTATCAATTCCAACCGGATCATAGCCCTGACCTTCGCCGTCGGGGCGGGACTGGCCGCCGCCGCAGGCATCATGGTCGGGCTGTATTACGGCTCGGTCAACTACACCATGGGATTCGTGCCGGGCATCAAGGCGTTCGCCGCGGCCGTGCTGGGCGGCATCGGCAATATCACCGGCGCGCTCGTCGGCGGGCTCATCATCGGCATGGTCGAGATTTTCGCCGCCGGGTATATTTCCGGCGAGTACAAGGACGTTTTCGCCTTCATCATCCTGATCGGCGTACTGTACTTCAAACCCACCGGCATTATGGGAGAGAACGTTGACGATACGCGAGTCTAAGCGGCTGTGGCTGGCCTGCGGCGTCGGGCTGGTCTGGTTCCTCATTCTTCTGTGGCCCATGCTCGGCATCAAGCCGGACGGACTGGAGTTCGCCACGACCTTCAAGGTCTTCGGCTATGTGGCCGTGGCCGCCGTCTTCATCATGTTCTTCTATCAGGTGAAGGAGGCGGGCTATCTTGACACCGTGGGCGCGCCCGCTAAACAGGCCACCGGCCTCATCGGCGCGATCTACGAAAAGACGCCCAACTGGGTGCTGCTGGGCATCGTCCTGGCCGGAGCCATCGCCTTTCCCCTGCTTACGGGCCGCTACGCCCACGACGTGGCCATCAGCGTGCTTATCTACATCTGTCTCGGCCTCGGCCTGAACGTCGTCATCGGCCTGGCCGGCCTGCTGGACCTTGGATACATAGCCTTTTACGGGGTAGGCGCATACACCTACGCGCTCGTGAGTCTGCACTTCGGCATTTCGTTCTGGCTCTGCCTGCCCATCGCCGCCTTTGTCGCGGCCATCGCGGGCTGCATCATCGGCTATCCGACCCTGCGGATGCGCGGCGACTACCTGGCCATCGTCACCCTCGGGTTCGGCGAGATCGTCCGGCTCATCCTGAATAACTGGATGTCGCTGACCAACGGTCCCAACGGCATTCTGTCCATCCCCCGGCCCGAGCTGTTCGGTTACGATTTCCGTTCGCTGTCGAGCATGTACTACGTCATCCTCGGTTTGGCCGTCGTGACCATCATCGCGGTCTACCGCCTCAATTATTCGCGCATCGGGCGCGCCTGGGAGGCCATACGCGAGGACGAGACGGCGGCCGAGCTCATGGGCGTGAACACGTTTCTGCTCAAGCTCCTGGCCTACGCCATGGGCGCGACCTTCGCCGGGTTCGCCGGGGCGTTCTTCGCGGCGCGCATGAAGTTCGTCGGCCCGGAGTCGTTCACGTTCCTGGAATCGGCCATGGTGCTCGCCATGGTCATTCTCGGCGGCATGGGGTCCATCCCCGGCGTCATCCTCGGCGTCCTCGCCCTGGTGGCCCTGCCCGAGGTGTTCCGCGAGTTCGAGATGTATCGGATGCTCGTGTTCGGCGGCGTCATGACTCTCATGATGCTGATTCGCCCGGCAGGCATTTGGCCCGCCAAGCGCGTCGGCCGCCGGTCGGAGGAAGCGGACTGATCGCAATGACCCGGGGGAAAGACCGCATGGCCCTTCTCCCGCCTTCCTCCCGAATACCGTGCGCGCCGCAGGGGAGGAGGCTGTCTGCAACCGGCATGGCGCGCGAATGGGGCGGCAACGCCTCGCCCGCAACCTGGAACACCGACAACCGCCCCTCTCCGCAAAGCACGGAATGTGCCGGAGGAGACGGGATGGGAGCAACGATACATGGCTGATAAAACACCTATTCTGGAAATGCGGAACGTGGTTTCCGCGTATGGGCGGATTCAGGCCCTGAAGGGCATCTCGTTGAAGGTGTACGAGGGCGAGGTTGTCTCCATCATCGGGGCCAACGGCGCGGGCAAGTCCACGACGCTGATGACCGTCTGCAACATCGTCAAGGCGGTGTCGGGCGACGTCCTGTACAAGGGCCAACGGATCAACGGCGTGAACCCGGACGTCCTGCCGACCATGGGGTTGTGCCAGGTGCCGGAGGGGCGGCGCATCTTTCCGCGCCTGACCGTGCTCGAAAACCTCGATATGGGCGCGTTTTTCCGCCGCGACACCGCCGGGGTCAAGGAGGACGTGGAGCGAGTCTTCGAGCTGTTCCCCAAATTGCGCGAACGGCGCAGGCAATTGGGCGGCACCCTGTCCGGCGGCGAACAGCAGATGCTCGCCATGGCCCGCGCGCTCATGAGCCGTCCCAAGGTCCTGCTTCTGGACGAGCCGTCCATGGGGCTGGCCCCGCTTCTGGTCAAGCAGATCTTCGACATCATCAAGATGATAAACGGGCAGGGCGTTACGGTTGTTCTGGTCGAACAGAACGCAAACCTCGCGCTCCAGGCCGCCGTGCGCGGCTATGTGCTGGAAACGGGCAACGTCGTCATGGAGGACGATGCCCGGAAGCTGCTCGAAAATCCCGATATCCGCAAAGCGTATCTGGGAGAGTAGACGGGAAAAGGCGTTGCCCGAGGCCGGGCCGATTCGGAAAGCGGCGGGTTGGCGCTGTCGCCTAAAGCCTGTCTACGACGAGATCAAGCTCTGCCTGGGCATCATTGGGCAACGCCCATGGCGTGTTGCCGTCTGAAGCCGCCCTTTCCGGCCGATTGGGGCGCGCCGTCGTAAAGCGCGACGAATATTCCCGCAAGAATCAATGCCCCGCTCAGGAGCTGGGTGCGGTTGACCGGCTCGTCGATGACGAGCCAGGCGATCAGCGCGCTGACGGGCGGCAGGGTGTAATAGAACAGCATGGCCTTGGGCGCGCCGAGAATCTGGACCGCCGAGTTCCAGAAGAGAAAGCAGAGAATCGAGGCGAGCACCGCCAGATAGATCAGGGACGCGGCCACGCCGCCGGAGATCGGCGGCACGGTGAAGCGGCCTCCGGTTTCCCACAGATACATGGGGACGAGGTACAGGGTGCCCAGCAGACTGATGGAGAGAAACAGGGTGGTCTGGCTGAATTCCTTGGCGACCCTGCTCACTGCGGTGTTGTACACGGCGGACATGCAGGTCGTGGACAGGATGAGCAGGTCCCCGGGGGCGAAGTGCAGGGACAGCAGCCGGTCGAGCTGCCCGCCGGTGACCAGGTAGGCCACGCCGAAGCTGCTTACGGCGATGCCGAAATACATGGAATGACCGATGCGTTCCTTGTACAGGAATTGGGCCGTCAGCGAGGTCAGCAGCGGCGAGAGTGTCGCTATCAGCGACATGTTCAGCGTTCCCGTGGTCTGCCCCGCCAGGAAGACGGCCGTATCGTAAAGGGAGATGCCGGTCAGCGCGAGCAGGCTCAATACCTTCCAGTGACGCACCACCGCCTTTCGCTCACGCCACAACGCCCGCCAGCCGAAGGGCAGGAAGATCAGGGACGCCAATATCCAACGCAACAGGTTGGTGGTGGCCGGAGGAAGCTCCTGGGCCAGTCCTCGGGCGGCCACGAAATTGCCGCTCCAGAATGTGATGCCCAGTATGATGAAGATGTAGCCCGCAGTCTGAGTGTGGCGAAAACAGCGGAAATTCATATCCCCAATCTCCTTGAAATATAGGCCTGAACGGACGGTGTCCGCTCAGGCCAACTCCCCAAGGAAAACGAAAAGCCGTAATTCCAGGTGGAGGATGTCGGTCACGTATGATTGTGAAGGGGGCAGGTCTCTGAATATGTGCCGGACCCGCGGCTCCTGCGGCGAGTCCATGCCCAGGCCTGTGGAAGATCTGTAGCCCGTTTTTCCTTTCCCAAAAAATCCGGCCAAAGCGGCCCGTGGATACGATCGCCTGCCGGAAGGAGCGTGACTTATGCCGTCTTGATTATATCCGCAAGCACTTTTACGGGGCTTTCCCGCCTTCTTTTCACAACGAGCCGAAGCGGCCCGTATTCCCAGTGCTGGATCAAGGCAAGAAGCTCGTCTTTTGGGTGAAGACAACGCCCAGGAAAAACAGAATTTCCGGCTAGGGAAAAAGGGGACCTATGCATTCGCCTCCCCCGCCTTTCTCCCGAACGCCGCGAACCTAAAAAAAAGCCTGCGCCGAAGGCGCATAAGGGGGATGCAAGGGTGCGAACCCTTGCCCGCCGGAGGCGAAATCACCCGACTATTGCCGCGAAGCGGCTTTCGACCCCTGATTTTCCTCATTACGAAGAGAAAGGGGAAGTCCTCCAAAAGAAGGCGGCCCGGCCCGCTTAAGCGGGCCGGGCCGGGCGAAAAGGTTCGGGGCTCCGGTGGCGTTTAGACGTAGTCGCCGCGGTTGAACTTGAATTGTTCGGCGGCGGCGAGAGTTTCCAGTTCGTCGACAATGGACTTGAGTCCGGGGTGGGTGCTCGCGAGGTCCGGTTGTCCGGCCTTGAGGCTGGCCACGTCGTCGGCGATCTCGTCAAGGGTGCCGTAGGCGGACTTGAGTCCGGCTTCGGGGTCGGCGAGAGCGGCGGCGTAATCGTCCCACTTGTCGAGAATGGACTCCACCTGACCCGCGACCTGGGCCCCGTCTTCGGACACGGGACGCACGTTGGCGACCGCTCCGGCGGCGAGCAGGGGATTCACGATCGGCGGCGGCGCAATGTTCGGCGCGGCGGCCGTTTCGCCTCGCGCCACTTCACGATTGAGAAAATCCCCGAAGGCCGATTCGGACTGCCCCGCCTTGTTGCGGCGTTGCATTTGGTCCGGTTGGACGCCCTCGATCTGATCAGGACGGATCTTCATACTTCAACTCCTATCCTGTGGTTTGCCTTAAATAAAGCAAGAAGCCTGCCAATGCCTGTGTATTGACAACCGTCTGTAAAGTCTTATTCTTTTTTTGTGAGAGGCCCGGCAAATTCTGCCGCGTTCGCCGAAAGACGGCCTCCTTCGCATAGACACTAATGCAGAAGAAAAAGGTTGTCTATCGTGAGCGGGAAAGGCATAAATGAATTAGGCAAGAATCCTTTCCTTCCGCTTTGAGCGGGGAAAACAACATAAGGAGGAGAACCCATGGCCGAAATCAAGAAGATTCTGTGCGCTGTCGATTTCTCGGATTACAGCCCGATGGTCGCTGATTACGCGGGTATGATGGCCAAGAGTGCAGGGGCGGAAGTCCTGGTGCTCTATGTCGCGCCTTCCCTCAGCCAGTATGTGGGCTTCCACGTTCCGCCCAGCTCCATCGAGAGTTTCGTGGGCGAAATAGTCACCGGTGCTGAAGATACCATGAACGCCTTTGTCAAGGAAAACTTCAGCGATATCAAGGTGGAAGGCAAGGTCGTCACCGGCTATCCCGCCGAAGAGATCCTGGCCATCAGCGAAGCTGAAGGTTGTGACATGGTCGTCATGGGCACCCATGGCCGCAAGGGTATCGATCGCATCCTCTTCGGCTCCGTGGCCGAAAAGGTCGTCAAGAGCTCCAAGGCCCCGGTCCTCAC
This region includes:
- a CDS encoding ABC transporter permease subunit — protein: MTIRESKRLWLACGVGLVWFLILLWPMLGIKPDGLEFATTFKVFGYVAVAAVFIMFFYQVKEAGYLDTVGAPAKQATGLIGAIYEKTPNWVLLGIVLAGAIAFPLLTGRYAHDVAISVLIYICLGLGLNVVIGLAGLLDLGYIAFYGVGAYTYALVSLHFGISFWLCLPIAAFVAAIAGCIIGYPTLRMRGDYLAIVTLGFGEIVRLILNNWMSLTNGPNGILSIPRPELFGYDFRSLSSMYYVILGLAVVTIIAVYRLNYSRIGRAWEAIREDETAAELMGVNTFLLKLLAYAMGATFAGFAGAFFAARMKFVGPESFTFLESAMVLAMVILGGMGSIPGVILGVLALVALPEVFREFEMYRMLVFGGVMTLMMLIRPAGIWPAKRVGRRSEEAD
- a CDS encoding universal stress protein — translated: MAEIKKILCAVDFSDYSPMVADYAGMMAKSAGAEVLVLYVAPSLSQYVGFHVPPSSIESFVGEIVTGAEDTMNAFVKENFSDIKVEGKVVTGYPAEEILAISEAEGCDMVVMGTHGRKGIDRILFGSVAEKVVKSSKAPVLTVRPR
- a CDS encoding ABC transporter ATP-binding protein, which translates into the protein MADKTPILEMRNVVSAYGRIQALKGISLKVYEGEVVSIIGANGAGKSTTLMTVCNIVKAVSGDVLYKGQRINGVNPDVLPTMGLCQVPEGRRIFPRLTVLENLDMGAFFRRDTAGVKEDVERVFELFPKLRERRRQLGGTLSGGEQQMLAMARALMSRPKVLLLDEPSMGLAPLLVKQIFDIIKMINGQGVTVVLVEQNANLALQAAVRGYVLETGNVVMEDDARKLLENPDIRKAYLGE
- a CDS encoding branched-chain amino acid ABC transporter permease; the protein is MDFFLQQLINGITLGGVYALIALGYTMVYGIIQLINFAHGEFFAAGGYMGVILISYLSSQGLHPYACLAISLVLSMGYCALLAMAVEQLAYKPLRQASRLAALLSALGMSIFLQNGLMLTQGVYDRAYPTEITSGGFAIGAISISYMQILIVAVTAFLLVGLNLLVFRTRIGRAMRATAQDKVMSALVGINSNRIIALTFAVGAGLAAAAGIMVGLYYGSVNYTMGFVPGIKAFAAAVLGGIGNITGALVGGLIIGMVEIFAAGYISGEYKDVFAFIILIGVLYFKPTGIMGENVDDTRV
- a CDS encoding DMT family transporter, producing MNFRCFRHTQTAGYIFIILGITFWSGNFVAARGLAQELPPATTNLLRWILASLIFLPFGWRALWRERKAVVRHWKVLSLLALTGISLYDTAVFLAGQTTGTLNMSLIATLSPLLTSLTAQFLYKERIGHSMYFGIAVSSFGVAYLVTGGQLDRLLSLHFAPGDLLILSTTCMSAVYNTAVSRVAKEFSQTTLFLSISLLGTLYLVPMYLWETGGRFTVPPISGGVAASLIYLAVLASILCFLFWNSAVQILGAPKAMLFYYTLPPVSALIAWLVIDEPVNRTQLLSGALILAGIFVALYDGAPQSAGKGGFRRQHAMGVAQ